A DNA window from Nostoc commune NIES-4072 contains the following coding sequences:
- a CDS encoding ASCH domain-containing protein: MKALSVRQPWAWAIIYALKNVENRGWPINYRGDILIHAAKTCTKKEYQLAREFCQGMGVVIPELISLRRGQVIGIVTIVDCKFSQVASGWGMAGQYHWHLENPREIIPIPYIGRLGIFEVPDDLVMEVAA; the protein is encoded by the coding sequence ATGAAAGCACTTTCAGTTCGTCAGCCTTGGGCATGGGCAATTATTTATGCTCTCAAAAATGTTGAAAACCGAGGCTGGCCCATCAATTACCGGGGTGATATTCTCATTCATGCTGCAAAAACCTGTACCAAGAAAGAGTACCAGCTAGCAAGAGAATTTTGCCAAGGGATGGGGGTAGTAATCCCAGAATTAATCTCTCTACGTCGCGGTCAAGTTATTGGCATTGTCACAATAGTAGATTGCAAGTTCTCACAAGTTGCATCTGGCTGGGGGATGGCTGGGCAATACCATTGGCATCTGGAGAATCCACGCGAGATTATACCGATTCCTTATATTGGGCGGTTGGGGATTTTTGAAGTACCCGATGATTTGGTCATGGAGGTGGCTGCATGA